In a genomic window of Cardiocondyla obscurior isolate alpha-2009 linkage group LG08, Cobs3.1, whole genome shotgun sequence:
- the Rau gene encoding uncharacterized protein Rau isoform X2: MHRRSNLWVAVNSAAAHHSTTIKVYANCLRPDIEYKTLSITYETTCREVVQNLLNKYRMRHRDPRLFYLTMEVTVRRANVRTVLPLDEDARPAVLQSCHPRGDSKFSLQTHRGGLVKIYDSALMSGSKYKSLLVSEQTTVDELIQMLLSCYSSKEPVEQFSLYEVCEGEEYQRKLHPDDSPLKVTQRWTSADRHLRIRRNPDYNQHRRKSMWASDSSITVAMSRLNLHDGLPIHYGSRIENNNHLSLHHLAGKAGIVVSSNNNNNIHRDQHHSSSLGSISSQTSRIVVSRKADLPQVQLPRTQQFPQSVPSTPLTSKHVTASSYADYENYLFI, from the exons aCTACGATTAAGGTCTACGCCAATTGTTTGCGGCCGGACATCGAGTACAAGACGCTGAGCATTACGTACGAGACGACCTGTCGCGAGGTCGTGCAAAATCTTCTGAATAAGTATCGCATGAGACACCGCGATCCCCGATTGTTCTACCTGACCATGGAGGTGACCGTGAGGAGAGCCAACGTGCGCACCGTCCTGCCGCTTGACGAGGACGCGAGGCCGGCCGTCCTGCAATCCTGCCATCCCCGCGGCGATTCCAA GTTCTCGTTGCAGACACATCGTGGTGGACTTGTCAAAATATACGACAGCGCACTCATGTCCGGg TCTAAGTACAAGAGTCTTTTGGTCTCGGAGCAGACCACCGTAGACGAGTTGATCCAGATGTTGCTAAGCTGCTACAGCTCCAAGGAACCGGTGGAGCAATTCTCTCTCTACGAGGTCTGCGAAGGTGAAGAGTACCAAAGAAAATTACACCCCGACGATTCCCCACTTAAGGTCACACAACGGTGGACCAGCGCGGATAGGCATCTTCGCATTAGACGCAATCCAGACTACAACCAGCACAGGCGAAAG AGCATGTGGGCGTCAGACTCCAGCATCACCGTCGCGATGTCGAGGCTGAATCTCCACGACGGTCTTCCTATTCACTACGGCTCGAGGATCGAGAATAACAATCACCTGAGCCTACACCACCTCGCTGGGAAAGCCGGCATCGTCGTGAGCAGCAACAACAATAACAATATCCATCGGGACCAGCATCACTCGTCGTCGCTGGGCTCCATCAGCAGCCAAACGTCGCGAATAGTCGTATCCCGCAAAGCGGATCTTCCGCAAGTGCAGCTGCCGCGAACGCAGCAATTCCCGCAAAGCGTCCCGTCGACGCCGCTCACGTCGAAACATGTGACCGCCTCTTCTTACGCCGACTACGAAAATTATCTCTTCATATGA